The proteins below are encoded in one region of Clostridium pasteurianum DSM 525 = ATCC 6013:
- the ilvD gene encoding dihydroxy-acid dehydratase yields MLKSQEIRQKAPEIDSLRLGSGWRVEDLGKPQIIVESSYGHSHPGSAHLDSLVNEVFDSIYENGGRGAKFFATDICDGESQGHDGMNYSLPSRDIMASLIEIHVQATPYDAGVFTTSCDKAVPAHLMAIARLNMPAIFLPGGCMGPGPNLLTLEQIGKYDAQYKRGEITEEQYRYYKHNACPTCGACSFMGTAATMQVMSEALGMALPATALIPTVFDNLKEAAKEAGKQVFKLIEKDIKPSDIMTKDAFENAIMVHAAIAGSSNALIHIPAIAHELGIDIEPELFDEIHKKIPYILDVRPSGFYPGSYFWNAGGVPAIMEEIKEFLHLDVMTVTGKTLGENLEDIKKSGYYEKHKELIEKLGVKKEDVIKTKENPIQKQGAIAILKGNLAPGGAVVKHSAVSKKLMKVTLKARVFDCEEDAINAVLTKKVKPGDAVFVRYEGPKGSGMPEMFYTTEAIASDEELVESIALITDGRFSGATRGPAIGHVSPEASEGGPIAFVEEGDLIKIDIPERSLDIIGVAGEEKTPQEIDIILKGRKEKWVKPSPRFTKGVLGIYTKCAVSPMKGGYME; encoded by the coding sequence ATGTTAAAAAGTCAAGAAATAAGACAGAAAGCTCCAGAAATTGATTCATTGAGACTTGGATCAGGTTGGAGGGTTGAAGATCTTGGAAAACCACAGATAATAGTTGAAAGTAGTTATGGACATAGCCATCCCGGTAGTGCACATTTAGATTCTTTAGTAAATGAAGTATTTGATAGTATATATGAAAATGGTGGTAGAGGTGCTAAATTCTTTGCAACAGATATATGTGATGGAGAGTCTCAAGGACATGATGGTATGAATTATTCACTTCCTTCTAGAGATATAATGGCAAGCTTAATTGAAATACATGTTCAAGCTACACCTTATGATGCTGGTGTATTTACAACAAGTTGTGATAAAGCCGTTCCCGCACATTTAATGGCAATTGCCAGATTAAATATGCCAGCTATATTTTTGCCAGGTGGATGTATGGGGCCTGGACCTAATCTTTTGACACTTGAGCAAATTGGTAAATATGATGCTCAATATAAAAGAGGAGAAATAACTGAAGAACAATATAGATACTATAAACATAATGCCTGTCCTACGTGCGGTGCTTGTTCATTTATGGGAACTGCAGCAACAATGCAGGTTATGTCAGAAGCATTAGGTATGGCTTTACCAGCAACAGCATTAATTCCAACTGTTTTTGATAATTTAAAAGAAGCTGCAAAAGAAGCAGGGAAACAAGTATTTAAATTAATAGAAAAGGATATAAAACCTTCAGATATAATGACTAAAGATGCTTTTGAAAATGCAATCATGGTACATGCGGCTATTGCAGGCTCAAGTAATGCATTAATTCATATTCCAGCTATAGCTCATGAATTAGGAATAGATATAGAACCAGAACTATTTGATGAAATTCATAAAAAAATTCCATACATTCTTGATGTAAGACCAAGTGGTTTTTATCCAGGATCATATTTCTGGAATGCTGGTGGAGTACCTGCAATAATGGAAGAAATAAAAGAGTTCTTACATTTAGATGTAATGACTGTTACAGGTAAAACTTTAGGTGAAAATTTAGAGGATATAAAGAAAAGCGGATATTATGAAAAACACAAAGAGCTTATTGAAAAACTTGGAGTTAAAAAAGAAGATGTAATAAAGACTAAGGAAAATCCAATACAAAAACAAGGTGCAATAGCTATACTTAAAGGAAATTTAGCACCTGGCGGAGCAGTAGTAAAACATTCTGCTGTATCTAAAAAATTAATGAAAGTAACTTTAAAAGCTAGAGTTTTTGATTGTGAAGAGGATGCTATAAATGCAGTATTAACTAAAAAAGTAAAACCTGGAGATGCAGTATTTGTAAGATATGAAGGCCCTAAGGGATCTGGAATGCCAGAGATGTTTTACACTACAGAGGCTATAGCATCAGATGAAGAATTAGTAGAATCTATAGCATTAATTACAGATGGAAGATTTTCTGGAGCAACTAGAGGACCAGCTATAGGACATGTTTCACCAGAAGCAAGTGAAGGTGGCCCAATAGCTTTTGTTGAAGAAGGAGATCTTATAAAAATAGATATACCTGAAAGAAGTCTTGATATAATAGGGGTAGCTGGTGAAGAAAAAACACCACAGGAGATTGATATTATATTAAAAGGAAGAAAAGAAAAATGGGTAAAACCTTCACCTAGATTTACTAAAGGTGTACTAGGTATATATACAAAATGTGCTGTATCACCAATGAAGGGTGGATATATGGAGTAA